A portion of the Candidatus Zixiibacteriota bacterium genome contains these proteins:
- a CDS encoding endopeptidase La, with the protein HVHVPAGSIPKDGPSAGITMVTAIVSLLSERPVKPFWAMTGEITLRGQVLPIGGLKEKALAAYRAGIKTIILSKHNQKDLEEVPEEIKKKIKFIFVETVDEVLGLALDKKKKSKK; encoded by the coding sequence CACGTGCATGTGCCAGCCGGCTCCATTCCCAAGGATGGTCCTTCTGCCGGCATCACAATGGTTACAGCGATTGTTTCCCTTCTCTCCGAAAGGCCGGTAAAACCTTTTTGGGCCATGACCGGGGAAATCACCTTAAGAGGACAGGTTTTGCCCATTGGAGGGTTAAAGGAAAAAGCCTTAGCAGCCTATAGGGCTGGGATTAAAACCATCATCTTATCCAAACATAATCAGAAAGATTTAGAGGAAGTCCCGGAAGAGATCAAGAAGAAGATCAAGTTCATCTTCGTGGAAACTGTGGATGAGGTCTTGGGATTAGCTCTAGATAAGAAGAAAAAAAGTAAGAAGTAA